A window of the Salvelinus alpinus chromosome 3, SLU_Salpinus.1, whole genome shotgun sequence genome harbors these coding sequences:
- the znf511 gene encoding zinc finger protein 511 isoform X1, giving the protein MLPPELIQLLTASDLVDLRIDAIPKLQVGFRPGSLFSSFTSQDGEAKLTFTYIPHQILLNKDHEFFEDGDIHRHLYLQNLSTCPAYDSPTARQCGFRCHISGCSQVFSTVEDYEHHYNTLHRHVCSSCQRSLPSARLLDIHIQEWHDSLFSILAERQDMYQCLVEGCGLKYRTREQRKDHMIKIHKYPSDFMFDKAKRIKNIKIAKKNMLQKGTSMEVSMSVSEPKGVCEVLSDQPEEEEYMEINHSLEPGILDPAGNPINTVELSTDHDTAPIPSVTIQPTTNQQRPQHNRERHSYRVPRTVCFGQGSVQGFRGRGRRI; this is encoded by the exons ATGCTGCCGCCTGAATTGATACAGCTTTTGACAGCGAGTGATTTGGTTGATTTACGAATCGACGCAATTCCTAAATTGCAGGTGGGCTTTAGACCGGGGAGTTTGTTCAGTTCGTTCACATCACAGGACGGGGAGGCGAAGTTAACGTTCACCTATATTCCACATCAAATACTGCTCAACAAGGACCACGAGTTCTTTGAG gatggAGACATACATAGACACCTGTACCTCCAGAACCTCTCTACCTGCCCAGCTTATGACTCACCTACAGCCAG GCAGTGTGGGTTCAGGTGTCATATATCTGGCTGTAGCCAGGTGTTCAGTACTGTGGAGGACTATGAGCATCACTATAACACGCTCCACAGACACGTGTGTTCTTCCTGCCAGAGGTCGCTGCCCTCCGCTCGCCTGCTCGACATCCACATCCAGGAGTGGCACGACTCGCTCTTCAGTATTCTGGCTGAAAGGCAGGACATG TACCAGTGTCTAGTGGAGGGGTGTGGTTTGAAGTACAGAACCAGAGAACAGAGGAAAGACCATATGATCAAGATCCATAAGTACCCTTCTGACTTCATGTTCGACAAGGCGAAGAGGATCAAGAATATCAAAAT AGCGAAGAAGAATATGCTGCAGAAAGGCACAAGTATGGAGGTGTCCATGAGTGTGAGTGAACCTAagggtgtgtgtgaggtgttGTCTGACCAACCAGAGGAAGAGGAATATATGGAGATAAATCACTCTCTGGAACCAGGTATCCTGGACCCTGCCGGTAACCCAATTAACACAGTAGAGCTGTCCACAGATCATGATACTGCCCCAATCCCCTCTGTCACCATCCAGCCCACCACAAACCAACAGAGACCACAgcacaacagagagagacactcctACAG GGTTCCTAGGACGGTGTGTTTCGGCCAGGGTTCTGTCCAAGGGTTCAGAGGTCGTGGCAGGAGGATTTAG
- the znf511 gene encoding zinc finger protein 511 isoform X3, whose translation MLPPELIQLLTASDLVDLRIDAIPKLQVGFRPGSLFSSFTSQDGEAKLTFTYIPHQILLNKDHEFFEDGDIHRHLYLQNLSTCPAYDSPTARQCGFRCHISGCSQVFSTVEDYEHHYNTLHRHVCSSCQRSLPSARLLDIHIQEWHDSLFSILAERQDMYQCLVEGCGLKYRTREQRKDHMIKIHKYPSDFMFDKAKRIKNIKIAKKNMLQKGTSMEVSMSIMILPQSPLSPSSPPQTNRDHSTTERDTPTGFLGRCVSARVLSKGSEVVAGGFRESLKVMSLRQDATLASVWSGVCFKNNIFDNKSCLFNSR comes from the exons ATGCTGCCGCCTGAATTGATACAGCTTTTGACAGCGAGTGATTTGGTTGATTTACGAATCGACGCAATTCCTAAATTGCAGGTGGGCTTTAGACCGGGGAGTTTGTTCAGTTCGTTCACATCACAGGACGGGGAGGCGAAGTTAACGTTCACCTATATTCCACATCAAATACTGCTCAACAAGGACCACGAGTTCTTTGAG gatggAGACATACATAGACACCTGTACCTCCAGAACCTCTCTACCTGCCCAGCTTATGACTCACCTACAGCCAG GCAGTGTGGGTTCAGGTGTCATATATCTGGCTGTAGCCAGGTGTTCAGTACTGTGGAGGACTATGAGCATCACTATAACACGCTCCACAGACACGTGTGTTCTTCCTGCCAGAGGTCGCTGCCCTCCGCTCGCCTGCTCGACATCCACATCCAGGAGTGGCACGACTCGCTCTTCAGTATTCTGGCTGAAAGGCAGGACATG TACCAGTGTCTAGTGGAGGGGTGTGGTTTGAAGTACAGAACCAGAGAACAGAGGAAAGACCATATGATCAAGATCCATAAGTACCCTTCTGACTTCATGTTCGACAAGGCGAAGAGGATCAAGAATATCAAAAT AGCGAAGAAGAATATGCTGCAGAAAGGCACAAGTATGGAGGTGTCCATGAGT ATCATGATACTGCCCCAATCCCCTCTGTCACCATCCAGCCCACCACAAACCAACAGAGACCACAgcacaacagagagagacactcctACAG GGTTCCTAGGACGGTGTGTTTCGGCCAGGGTTCTGTCCAAGGGTTCAGAGGTCGTGGCAGGAGGATTTAGAGAATCTTTAAAGGTGATGAGTCTCAGACAGGATGCGACCCTTGCATCGGTCTGGTCTGGCGTGTGTTTTAAAAATAATATTTTCGACAATAAATCATGTTTGTTTAACTCAAGATAA
- the znf511 gene encoding zinc finger protein 511 isoform X2, whose protein sequence is MLPPELIQLLTASDLVDLRIDAIPKLQVGFRPGSLFSSFTSQDGEAKLTFTYIPHQILLNKDHEFFEDGDIHRHLYLQNLSTCPAYDSPTARQCGFRCHISGCSQVFSTVEDYEHHYNTLHRHVCSSCQRSLPSARLLDIHIQEWHDSLFSILAERQDMCLVEGCGLKYRTREQRKDHMIKIHKYPSDFMFDKAKRIKNIKIAKKNMLQKGTSMEVSMSVSEPKGVCEVLSDQPEEEEYMEINHSLEPGILDPAGNPINTVELSTDHDTAPIPSVTIQPTTNQQRPQHNRERHSYRVPRTVCFGQGSVQGFRGRGRRI, encoded by the exons ATGCTGCCGCCTGAATTGATACAGCTTTTGACAGCGAGTGATTTGGTTGATTTACGAATCGACGCAATTCCTAAATTGCAGGTGGGCTTTAGACCGGGGAGTTTGTTCAGTTCGTTCACATCACAGGACGGGGAGGCGAAGTTAACGTTCACCTATATTCCACATCAAATACTGCTCAACAAGGACCACGAGTTCTTTGAG gatggAGACATACATAGACACCTGTACCTCCAGAACCTCTCTACCTGCCCAGCTTATGACTCACCTACAGCCAG GCAGTGTGGGTTCAGGTGTCATATATCTGGCTGTAGCCAGGTGTTCAGTACTGTGGAGGACTATGAGCATCACTATAACACGCTCCACAGACACGTGTGTTCTTCCTGCCAGAGGTCGCTGCCCTCCGCTCGCCTGCTCGACATCCACATCCAGGAGTGGCACGACTCGCTCTTCAGTATTCTGGCTGAAAGGCAGGACATG TGTCTAGTGGAGGGGTGTGGTTTGAAGTACAGAACCAGAGAACAGAGGAAAGACCATATGATCAAGATCCATAAGTACCCTTCTGACTTCATGTTCGACAAGGCGAAGAGGATCAAGAATATCAAAAT AGCGAAGAAGAATATGCTGCAGAAAGGCACAAGTATGGAGGTGTCCATGAGTGTGAGTGAACCTAagggtgtgtgtgaggtgttGTCTGACCAACCAGAGGAAGAGGAATATATGGAGATAAATCACTCTCTGGAACCAGGTATCCTGGACCCTGCCGGTAACCCAATTAACACAGTAGAGCTGTCCACAGATCATGATACTGCCCCAATCCCCTCTGTCACCATCCAGCCCACCACAAACCAACAGAGACCACAgcacaacagagagagacactcctACAG GGTTCCTAGGACGGTGTGTTTCGGCCAGGGTTCTGTCCAAGGGTTCAGAGGTCGTGGCAGGAGGATTTAG